In the genome of Nocardia sp. NBC_00416, one region contains:
- a CDS encoding M23 family metallopeptidase: MDEEDDRRISLDHAASVGGGLVIAPGWRERAARVSAPRTAGRPVAAAYQLIRQSAGELLQYRPTRAELTELLARRPSAEQLRAAARRHRYLIGGLVLTLCLAAGDGTASIVLTDRAPAPGTGYRVAVAHPLLLSAPIPSVRRYLDAIDNGEHLREQAVVAAAARTTLERAKAEAAAAVAGQAQPWIDSAPAPGALEGGVIPPGAVPPGAGGYVLPAPGTFTSGFGSRWGTLHQGIDIAGPIGTPIYAVANGTVIDAGPASGFGLWVRIRHDDGAISVYGHMYDFFVSVGERVPAGMQIARMGNRGDSTGPHLHFEIILNGQHVDPQRWLALHGLTYK, translated from the coding sequence ATGGACGAAGAAGACGACCGGCGTATCTCCCTGGATCACGCCGCGTCGGTCGGTGGCGGGCTGGTCATCGCACCGGGCTGGCGGGAACGCGCCGCCCGCGTATCGGCTCCTCGTACCGCGGGCCGTCCGGTGGCCGCGGCCTACCAACTGATCCGGCAATCCGCCGGGGAGCTCCTGCAATACCGCCCGACCCGGGCGGAGCTGACCGAACTTCTCGCCCGGCGGCCGTCGGCCGAGCAGCTGAGGGCCGCCGCCCGGCGGCATCGCTATCTCATCGGCGGACTCGTCCTCACGCTGTGTCTGGCGGCCGGCGACGGAACGGCGAGCATCGTGCTCACCGACCGAGCGCCCGCTCCGGGCACCGGGTATCGGGTCGCGGTCGCCCATCCCTTGCTGCTCTCGGCGCCGATCCCCTCGGTCCGCCGCTATCTCGACGCCATCGACAACGGTGAACACCTCCGCGAACAGGCCGTGGTGGCCGCCGCCGCCCGGACCACGCTCGAACGCGCCAAAGCCGAGGCCGCGGCCGCGGTAGCGGGTCAGGCGCAGCCGTGGATCGACAGCGCACCGGCCCCGGGCGCGCTGGAGGGCGGGGTGATTCCGCCCGGCGCCGTACCGCCCGGCGCGGGCGGCTACGTCCTGCCCGCCCCCGGCACGTTCACCTCCGGTTTCGGCAGCCGGTGGGGCACTCTCCATCAAGGCATCGATATCGCGGGCCCGATCGGAACCCCCATCTACGCCGTCGCCAACGGCACCGTGATCGACGCCGGACCGGCTTCCGGCTTCGGTTTGTGGGTGCGGATACGGCACGACGACGGCGCCATCTCCGTCTATGGCCATATGTACGACTTCTTCGTTTCTGTCGGCGAACGCGTGCCCGCCGGCATGCAGATCGCCCGAATGGGTAATCGCGGCGACTCCACCGGTCCGCATCTGCATTTCGAGATCATCCTGAACGGCCAGCACGTCGATCCACAGCGCTGGCTCGCCCTGCACGGACTCACCTACAAATGA